ACCTACGGCCTGTCCGGCGACGGCTCGCACGCGGTCGTCGGCCCCGTCCTCGCCGCCGCGAAGCACTCCGCCGACACCGTCGTACGCCGACTCGAACGCGTCACGCACGGCACCCTCCAGCCCGGCGACAACGTCTGGCTCACCCCGAACGTCTACGTCGGCAACCCGAGCGCCGCCCTCGACCTCGACCACGCGGACGTCGACATCCCCGGCGAACTCGGCTCCCTGCCCGCCTGGTTCGTGCCCGCCGCCCGGGACACCTGGGTCATCGCCGTGCACGGTCTCGGCACGACGCGCGAACAGGCCATGAACGTCATGCGGTTCCTCAACGGCCGCCACTTCCCCGTCCTCGCCCTCGCCTACCGCGGCGACCTCGGCGCACCCCGCCCGCCCGACGGCCTGAACCACCTCGGCGAGACCGAGTGGCGGGACCTGGACGCGGCGATGCGGTACGCCGTGCGGTACGGCGCCAAGCAGCTCGTCCTGCTCGGCTGGTCCACCGGCGCGACCATGGCGCTGCGGGCCGCGGCCCACTCGGGACTGCGCGACCGGGTCTCCGGCCTCGTCCTGGACTCCCCGGTCCTGAGCTGGGAGACCACCCTGCGCGCCCTCGCCACGGCCCGCCACACGCCCAGCGCGCTGCTGCCGCTCGCCGTCCGCGCCGCACAGGGCCGCACCGGCATGAACGCCGACGGCCGGGTCCGCGCCCCCCTGACCGTGCCGACCCTGGTCTTCCACGGTCCCGACGACCGGGTGGCGCCCTGGGCCCTGTCCCGCCGCCTGGCCGACGCCCACCCCAACCTGGTGACCCTCCAGAGGGTCGACCGGGCCCCCCACGCGGCCATGTGGAACGCCGACCCCGAGTCCTACGAGGAGTCCCTGCGCCGGTTCGTCACGCCCCTCATGTGACGGCTGCGACGGGCATCGCCTGTGGGGCCTGGCGGTGCTCCTTCCGCCTGCCCCGCCCGCACCGGTCCCGAAGGTTCCGTTTAAGGGCGTACCACTGGCCTGTTATCGGCCCTCAGCCGCTCGCCGGACCCCGTGCGTTGGCCATCCCCGTCGCCCCTCGTGACATTCCGTTTGGGTTTTCGGACCGTCAACCGGAAGACTGCACCCGTGACGTCCCGTATCCCGCGCGACTCCAGGCTTCGACTCGTCCGCCCGCGACCCCTGGCCGCCGCCCCCCGAGCCGTGAACCAGCGGCGCCCACGCCGTCCCGCACCACGCCCCCCGGAGGGCACGCCGGCCCGGTCCGAGCTGGCCAGAATGGCTCGCTCGGGTCTGGCCGCCGCCGCCCGCGTCGCCCACTGGGCCGACACCGCGCTGCGCCCCGGCCGCGGCGGCACCCACTCCGACGGCAAAGGCACCCTCTCCGACGCGACCGCCGAACGGGCGGCCGCCGACCTGGGTCTGACCGTGGCTCAGGTGCGCGCCGACTGGGACACCGCGCGGCTCGCCGGTCTCGTCGAGGTGCACGGCGACAGCGCCCGCCCCGGCTGGCGACTGCGCGCCTGGGACCGCGACGACAGCGCCGTACTGCGCGGCTGGGTGGCCCTTTTCGACGCCTGGTCGCTCGCCCACCCGGAACCCGACCACTTCGAGCACGGCGCCGTCGCCGACGTCGTCTCCGGCCTGCCCCAGGTGCTCTCCTTCCTCCAGCTGTCCGCCGGGCCCGTCCCCGTGGAACAGCTGCTGGACCTGCTGGAGCAGCGCGTCACCGAACTGCGCACCGAGCGCTGCGAGGTCCCCTACGGGCCGCGGCCCGAGCCGGTCGCCGTCCCGGTTCCCGTCGACGACACCCCGCTTGCTCCGCTCCTGGACTGGGCTCTGCACGCCCTCACCTCCGTCGGCGCCCTCACCTGCGGCGACGGACAGGCCACGCTCACCCCGCTCGGCAGCTGGGCCGTGTGGGTCAAGCTGGAGCAGATCTGCGTCGCCGCCCAGAGCCCCGCCGGGAACATCGAGCAGGCCGCCGAGGACATGCTGCGCGGCTGCGCCCAGCTGCGCCCGAACGCCGCCCGTGACGAGTACCGCGCCTGGCTCGCCGCCCGCCCCGTCGGCAGCGCCGTCACCGAGCTCCTGGTCGCCGCCCGCGGCGACGACGCCCTCCTGCGCGGCCTCGCCTTCGAGGCACTGCGCGTCGTCGGCGCCCCCGCCGAGCCCGACGTACGCGGTGTCGTCGACGAGCCCGCCCTGCGGCCGTACGCACTGCTGTGGCTCGCCGAGCACGACGGCGTCGACCCCGAGGACGCCCACGAGGTGCTCACCCGGGAAGAGGCCACCTGGCTGTGGGTCGACACCGCCGCCGCCGTCACCGACCACGGCGAGGCCCCGATGCTCGTCCGGCACCTGGAGTCCGCGCTCCAGCCGACCGTCCCGGCGCTCCTGGACGAGGTGCGTGCCGTCGGCCACCCCCGCACCGTCCAGGTCCTGGTCGCGCTCGCCGCCGCGCACCCCGACCCCGCCCTCGCGAAGGCCGTGCGCCGTGCCGCCTTCCAGGTGCACACCGGGGGGAGCTGAGCCGGGCCGGCGTCAGCCCTTGATCTCGGGGGCGTAGGTGCCGAAGCTCCACACATTGCCCTCGAGGTCCCGGGCCATGTAGTCCCGTGAGCCGTAGTCCTGGTCCGTCGGGGGCATCAGGATCTCCGCGCCGTGCTCCACGGCCCGCCGGTGGTGTGCGTCGACGTCGTCCACCACGACGTACACCCCGGTCGTGCCGTCCCGCATCGCCTTGTCGAAGGCGCTGCCGGTGCCCTTCGAGCCGAGCATCAGCGCGCCGTTGCCCTGCGCCAGCTCGGCGTGCGCCACCTTGCCGTCCTCGCCCTCGTACACCGCGAGCTCCGTGAACCCGAAGGCCTCCGTGAGCTGCTTGATCGCCGCCTTCGCGTCCGCGTACCGCAGCGTCGGATAGATGCTCGGACGCCCCTCACCGTTGCCTGCCATGCCGATCACCCCTTTGTGATCCCCACCTGTGATGGATGCGCCCAGTCTCGCAGCGGCCACTGACAACGGCCCGCGAACCGGATCCACATCCCCCTGAGTGCCGTACGTCACGGCAGGGCGCCCGAACACCCGATCCCAGAAAAAGTGGTTGCACGGCCCCGTTAGACTGGCCTCATGGCCATTCTCCTCGCGCATTAGACGGCGGGAACGTCCTCAGCCGCCCATCCCGCCACCTACCCCTGCCTGGAGTCTGTCCGTGATCTCCGCCTCCGGTATCGAGCTGCGCGCCGGTGCGCGCGTCCTCATCGAGTCCGCGACCTTCCGCGTCGCCAAGGGCGACCGAATCGGCCTGGTCGGCCGCAACGGCGCCGGCAAGACCACCCTCACCAAGTGCCTCGCAGGCGAGGGCATCCCCGCCGGCGGCAACATCACCCGCTCCGGCGAGGTCGGCTACCTCCCGCAGGACCCCCGCACCGGCGACCTCGACGTCCTCGCCCGCGACCGCGTCCTCTCCGCGCGCGGCCTCGACGTACTGATCCGCAAGATGCGCGACAACGAACAGCGCATCGCCAACGGCCAGGGCGCCACCCGCGAGAAGGCGCTTCGGCAGTACGAGCGGCAGGAGACGGAGTTCCTCACCAAGGGCGGTTACGCCGCCGAGGCCGAGGCCGCCACCATCGCCGCCGCGCTGAACCTGCCGGACCGGGTGCTCGGCCAGCCGCTGCACACGCTCTCCGGTGGTCAGCGCCGCCGTATCGAGCTCGCCCGGATCCTGTTCTCGGACGCGGACACCCTGCTGCTCGACGAGCCGACCAACCACCTCGACGCCGACTCGATCGTCTGGCTGCGCGACTACCTCAAGACCTACCGCGGCGGCTTCATCGTGATCTCCCACGACGTCGACCTGGTCGAGACGGTCGTGAACAAGGTGTTCTACCTGGACGCCAACCGCGCCCAGATCGACGTCTACAACATGGGCTGGAAGCTCTACCAGCAGCAGCGCGAGGCCGACGAGAAGCGCCGCAAGCGCGAGCGGCAGAACGCCGAGAAGAAGGCCGCCGCACTGCACTCGCAGGCCGACAAGATGCGCGCCAAGGCCACCAAGACGGTCGCCGCGCAGAACATGGCCAAGCGTGCCGACCGGCTGCTCGCCGGGCTGGAGGCGGCACGCGTCTCCGACAAGGTCGCCAAGCTCCGCTTCCCGGAGCCGGCGCCCTGCGGCAAGACCCCGCTGACCGCCGAGGGCCTGTCGAAGTCGTACGGCTCGCTGGAGATCTTCACCGACGTCGACCTGGCCATCGACAAGGGGTCCCGGGTCGTCATCCTCGGCCTCAACGGCGCCGGCAAGACCACCCTGCTGCGACTCCTCGCCGGTGCCGAGCAGCCGGACACCGGCGCCGTGATCCCCGGCCACGGCCTCAAGATCGGCTACTACGCCCAGGAGCACGAGACCCTCGACCCGGAGCGCTCGGTCCTGGAGAACATGCGCTCGTCCGCCCCCGACCTGGACCTGGTCGAGGTCCGCAAGGTGCTCGGTTCGTTCCTGTTCTCCGGCGACGACGTCGACAAGCCCGCCGGCGTCCTCTCCGGCGGTGAGAAGACCCGTCTCGCCCTCGCCACCCTCGTGGTGTCGTCGGCGAACGTCCTGCTGCTCGACGAGCCGACGAACAACCTCGACCCCGCCAGCCGCGAGGAGATCCTCGGGGCGCTGCGCACCTACAAGGGCGCCGTCGTCCTCGTCACCCACGACGAGGGTGCCGTCGAGGCGCTCCAGCCGGAGCGGATCATTCTGCTGCCGGACGGCGTCGAGGACCTGTGGGGCGCCGATTACGCGGATCTCGTCGCTCTCGCTTGATCGAATGCGTGATCAACGGGCTATGGATCATTCGGCCCATCGGTGATCCATCATCTGTGTGAGATCTCCTCGTACCGAGGTGTGTGCTACATCGAATTCGCGGCCGAGTCCTTTATCGACAAGGGCTCGGCCGTCGTGCCGCCCTGACCTGGGCCTTCGTGAAAGAACCCGTTCGGGCGTACGGACGGAACAGGTCGGAATTCAAGATTCCGCATGTGGGGATGTGCTCCTGTCGTCAAAACCATGTCTCACGGACCTTGCCGAATGGGTGGCCATGAAGGCCCGGAGGGGTGATCATGAGGAGACCAGAGCGCACTTCCCATGAGGAGGCACGGGTGGCCGAGACTCTGAAGAAGGGCAGCCGGGTAACCGGCGCCGCGCGCGACAAGCTCGCGGCAGACCTGAAGAAGAAGTACGACTCCGGTGCGAGCATTCGGGCGCTGGCCGAGGAAACCGGTCGCTCGTATGGCTTCGTTCACCGGATGCTCAGCGAATCGGGCGTCACGCTCCGTGGGCGTGGCGGGGCGACGCGGGGCAAGAAGGCCGCTTCGTCCTGAGCCCGGGCGGCCCATCGGCTTCGATGGTGGCCACCCGGTCGGTCGGCTGACTGGCCGGGTGGTTACTGTGCAGTCACTTAGTGGGTGCCTCTCCGGCATCCCTGGCTGACCGCACGCATCGGAGGCACCGCATGGCTTCGCCCGACCAGGAACTCGCTCCCCTGCTCGACAAGAACGGCGTACGGCTCACCGTCGACGGCGCGATCGCCACGGTGAGCCTGACGAACCCGGCCAAACGCAATGCGCAGAGCCCCGCCATGTGGCGGACGCTCGCGGAGGCCGGGCAGGTCCTGCCGGGCAACGTGCGGGTCGTGGTGCTGCGCGGGGAGGGCCAGGCCTTCTCCGCCGGACTCGACCGGCAGATGTTCACCCCCGAGGGGATCGAGGGCGAGCCTTCCTTCGTGGAACTCGCGCGCAGCAGCGACGGCGAACTCGACGCTGCCATCGCCGAGTTCCAGGAGGGCTTCACCTGGTGGCGGCGCAACGACATCGTGTCCATCGCCGCCGTGCAGGGCTACGCCATCGGGGCGGGCTTCCAGCTCGCACTCGCCTGTGACGTGCGCGTCGTCGCCGACGACGTGCAGTTCGCCATGCGTGAGACCAGCCTCGGGCTGGTTCCGGACCTGACGGGCACGCATCCGCTCGTCGGGCTGGTCGGCTACGGCCGCGCGCTGGAGATCTGCGTGACGGGTCGCTTCGTGCTGGCCGAGGAAGCCGTGACCAGCGGTCTCGCCAATCTCGCGGTGCCCGTCGACCAGCTCGACGACGCCGTACGGGACCTGGCGGGGGCGATCGTCGCCGCGCCGCGTGACGCGGTCATCGAGACCAAGGCGCTGATCCGTGGTGCCGTGGACCGCACGTACGACGAGCAGCGCGCTGCCGAGCGGGCCGCGCAGGCACGACGGCTGCGGGATCTGGCCGGCCTCGGCGAGTGAGCCGCGGGCGGTCAGCCGACGGCTGTCACCAGCACGGCCACCGTCGGACGGTCGGTCAGTGCCGCCCGCACCCTTTCGCGGACCTCCCGGGCCACGTCCAGGGCCCGGTGGTCCCCGTCCACGGCGATCTCCACCCGCACATGCCGGTGCGGCAGGGCGGCCGTGCCCTGCCGCTGCTCGATGTGCACCGCATGACCCAACCCGCCCAGAGCGGCGGTCAGCCGGTCCACTCCCGGGACCGCGAGGGCCGCGGCCGTGACGCGTTCCTCGTCGGGGCCGGCGGGCCCCGCGGCCTGCGCCGGGTCCGGCGGACGTACGGCATCCGGCTCGGCGTTCTCGTCGAGCAGGGCCGTCACGCGTAGGTCCACCTCCGTCACGGTCAACCCCAGGCGTTCCGTCGCCGCAGCCGTCAGCAGTGCGCGCAGCCGGTCCGCCGTCGCAGGCAGCGGCTCGGCCGCCGTCGCCGCGAAGTCTGCCGTCACCCGCAGCGGGCCCGGCGGGAGGGCGCTGGGCGGTGCAGGTACGGCGGCGTCCCGGGTGTCCTCCGGATCGCCCAGCGCGATCCGCAGCGCGCCCAGACGCGCCCCGCGCATGTCCCCGGCCGCGCGCCGCAGCACCGCCTCGGCCGCCTGCTCGGAGATCCAGGCGCCGTCTTGCGCGCCCCCGAGCGGCAGCAGTCTGCCGAGCCCCACCTGTTGCCGGACCGCCTGCGTCCACCTGTCCGCCGTCGTCATTCCTCCAGCCTGCCCCATCCCCGAAGCGCGGTGCGGCAACCGCACTTACGGTGGTCGAAGGAACGACATACCGAAGGGACGTACGGCGATGACCGAGACGGAGCAGAACCGCACGCAGCACCCTGAGGAGACCGTGGCGCCGTCGCGCAGGACCACCAAGCGCGGCGGGGGCGACCCGGCCGGCCGGGGACGGACCACCATCGCCGACGGCGTCGTGGAGAAGATCGCCGGAATGGCCGCGCGCGACGTGGTGGGCGTGCACACGATGGGCAGCGGCATCAGCCGCACCTTCGGCGCCGTCAAGGAACGGGTGCCCGGCGCGTCGAAATCCGTGACCCGCGGCGTCAAGGCCGAGGTCGGCGAGGTGCAGACCGCGCTCGACCTGGAGATCGTCGTCGACTACGGCGTCTCGATCGCCGACGTGGCGCGTGCCGTACGGGAGAACGTCGTCGCCGCCGTCGAGCGGATGACCGGCCTCGAAGTCGTCGAGGTCAACATCGCGGTGAGTGATGTGAAGCTTCCCGAGGAAGAGGAAGAAGAGCCGGAGCAGCCCCGGATCCAGTGACTGGGGACGTGAGCGGGCGCCGGCGGCAACCGATCGGAGGGCATCATGAGCATGGCCGTGGTCGGCATGATCGCCGGCATGGCACTGGGCTTCGCCGGGTACTTCGGCGGGTTCGGCGCCTTCGTGCTGGTGGCGGCACTGGGTGCCGTCGGATTCGGTGTCGGCCGGTTCCTGGAAGGCGACTACGAGCTCGGCGACTTCTTCCGCCAGCGTGACGGCCGGCGCGAACGGCGGTGACTTCGGTGAGCGCCGAGGCCGCGGAACCCGGCGGACCGCCGGCCGTCGTCCCGGCCGGTGAGCGCGGGGCGACCCGGATCGCCGACCGCGTCGTCACGAAGATCGCCTCCCAGGCGGCACGCGAGGCCGTCGGCCGGTTGCCCAAGGACGCCGCCCGGGCCTACGCGCATGTCGTCATCCGCCCCCAGGCCGCGGAGGGGCGCACCGCCGAGGCCGCCCGGGTCCGCGTCCACGTCGAGCTCGACTACCCCACCGACATCGGCTCCCGGTGCGCGGCCGTGCGTCGGCGGGTCGTGGAGCGGGTAGGCGCGTTGGTGGGCATGGAGGTGCCGGAGGTCGCCGTGCACGTGGAGCGGCTGCACCCGGCGCCCGGACAGGGCGCGGCACAGGGGAGGACGCGATGAGCGAGTCCCAGGGGTCCGAGGGCACCACACAACCACTGCCGGTCCTGGAGAAGGAGGCCGGTCCCGAGCCTCTCGACCAGTCGGCGTCGGCGGCGGACTACGAACCCCCGCCCGTCCTCGAGGGCGACGGCGGTCACGAGCGCCGGTTCTGGTCGGCCCGCCGGATCCCGGCCGCGATCACGGCGCTCGTGCTGCTGTTCCTCGCGGGCGTCTTCCTGTACGACATCGCCTCGGTGCGCGCCGAGCGGCCGCCCATGCGCTGGCGCCGGGAACTGGCCCACCAACTCGCCGAGCGCCCCCTCGACGACATCTGGGTGCTGGTCGGCGCGGGCGTCGCCGCCGCCCTCGGACTGTGGCTGCTCGTCCTGGCAGCCACGCCCGGACTGCGCCGGGTGCTGCCGATGCGGCGCACCCACACCGACGTACGCGCCGGACTCCACCGCGACCTGGCCGCCCTCGTCCTGCGCGACCGGGCCATGGAGATCTCCGGCGTCCAGTCGGTACGGGTACGGATGCGCCGGGCCAAGGCCGACGTCCGCGCGGTCTCGCACTTCCGCGACCTGGACGACGTACGCGCCGACCTGGACGCCACGCTCGCCGACGCGATCAGGGGCCTCGGGCTGTCCCGCCCGCCGTCGCTCTCGGTTCATGTACGCCGGCTCGGACGGAAGGGGTGAGGGCCGTGCTCAGGGTCGTCAACCGGGTGCTGATCGGGTTCGTCGGACTGGTGCTGCTCGTGCTCGGAGGTTCGGTGCTCGCCGTGGGACTGGGCGCCCCGGCGCCGTCCTGGTGGATCCACGACGACCGCCACGACGTGCTGCTCAGCGACGCCGAGCGCACCCGCTGGCGCGAGGACACCTGGTGGTGGCCGACGGTCATCGCCGTGCTGGTCGTCCTGATGCTGCTCGCCCTGTGGTGGCTGACCGCGAACCTGCGCCGACGCCGCCTCGCGGAGGTCCTGGTGGACACCGGGGACGGGGAGGGCGCACTGCTGCGCGGCCGCGCCCTGGAGAGCGTGCTGGCGAACGAGGCGGCCGGCCAGGAGGGCGTCCAACGCGCCCACGTGCACCTGACGGGCAGGCGCAGCACCCCGCAGACCCGGGTACGGCTGCTGCTGGCACCGCATGTGAACCCGGGTACGGCGTTGAACGACCTCACCGACCAGGCCCTCGCCCACGCCCGTAACTCGGCGGGCCTGGCGTCACTGCCGGCGGAGGTCCGCCTGAAGGGCGTCAAGCACGGTGCCGAGAGGGTCAGTTGACGCAGTGGGCGCTCAGAACCCGTGCCGCATGCCGCCGTCCACCGGCAGCATGA
The DNA window shown above is from Streptomyces chartreusis and carries:
- a CDS encoding alpha/beta hydrolase, with product MRTVKATAAAVTVALAAGAASVAAGRFASGAALTAQPGRPLPTEPRLTVHATAAGQIALTRDLATLRPGTYGLSGDGSHAVVGPVLAAAKHSADTVVRRLERVTHGTLQPGDNVWLTPNVYVGNPSAALDLDHADVDIPGELGSLPAWFVPAARDTWVIAVHGLGTTREQAMNVMRFLNGRHFPVLALAYRGDLGAPRPPDGLNHLGETEWRDLDAAMRYAVRYGAKQLVLLGWSTGATMALRAAAHSGLRDRVSGLVLDSPVLSWETTLRALATARHTPSALLPLAVRAAQGRTGMNADGRVRAPLTVPTLVFHGPDDRVAPWALSRRLADAHPNLVTLQRVDRAPHAAMWNADPESYEESLRRFVTPLM
- a CDS encoding VOC family protein; protein product: MAGNGEGRPSIYPTLRYADAKAAIKQLTEAFGFTELAVYEGEDGKVAHAELAQGNGALMLGSKGTGSAFDKAMRDGTTGVYVVVDDVDAHHRRAVEHGAEILMPPTDQDYGSRDYMARDLEGNVWSFGTYAPEIKG
- a CDS encoding ABC-F family ATP-binding cassette domain-containing protein; amino-acid sequence: MISASGIELRAGARVLIESATFRVAKGDRIGLVGRNGAGKTTLTKCLAGEGIPAGGNITRSGEVGYLPQDPRTGDLDVLARDRVLSARGLDVLIRKMRDNEQRIANGQGATREKALRQYERQETEFLTKGGYAAEAEAATIAAALNLPDRVLGQPLHTLSGGQRRRIELARILFSDADTLLLDEPTNHLDADSIVWLRDYLKTYRGGFIVISHDVDLVETVVNKVFYLDANRAQIDVYNMGWKLYQQQREADEKRRKRERQNAEKKAAALHSQADKMRAKATKTVAAQNMAKRADRLLAGLEAARVSDKVAKLRFPEPAPCGKTPLTAEGLSKSYGSLEIFTDVDLAIDKGSRVVILGLNGAGKTTLLRLLAGAEQPDTGAVIPGHGLKIGYYAQEHETLDPERSVLENMRSSAPDLDLVEVRKVLGSFLFSGDDVDKPAGVLSGGEKTRLALATLVVSSANVLLLDEPTNNLDPASREEILGALRTYKGAVVLVTHDEGAVEALQPERIILLPDGVEDLWGADYADLVALA
- a CDS encoding helix-turn-helix domain-containing protein, with the protein product MAETLKKGSRVTGAARDKLAADLKKKYDSGASIRALAEETGRSYGFVHRMLSESGVTLRGRGGATRGKKAASS
- a CDS encoding enoyl-CoA hydratase/isomerase family protein codes for the protein MASPDQELAPLLDKNGVRLTVDGAIATVSLTNPAKRNAQSPAMWRTLAEAGQVLPGNVRVVVLRGEGQAFSAGLDRQMFTPEGIEGEPSFVELARSSDGELDAAIAEFQEGFTWWRRNDIVSIAAVQGYAIGAGFQLALACDVRVVADDVQFAMRETSLGLVPDLTGTHPLVGLVGYGRALEICVTGRFVLAEEAVTSGLANLAVPVDQLDDAVRDLAGAIVAAPRDAVIETKALIRGAVDRTYDEQRAAERAAQARRLRDLAGLGE
- a CDS encoding nucleopolyhedrovirus P10 family protein; the encoded protein is MTTADRWTQAVRQQVGLGRLLPLGGAQDGAWISEQAAEAVLRRAAGDMRGARLGALRIALGDPEDTRDAAVPAPPSALPPGPLRVTADFAATAAEPLPATADRLRALLTAAATERLGLTVTEVDLRVTALLDENAEPDAVRPPDPAQAAGPAGPDEERVTAAALAVPGVDRLTAALGGLGHAVHIEQRQGTAALPHRHVRVEIAVDGDHRALDVAREVRERVRAALTDRPTVAVLVTAVG
- a CDS encoding Asp23/Gls24 family envelope stress response protein, with the translated sequence MTETEQNRTQHPEETVAPSRRTTKRGGGDPAGRGRTTIADGVVEKIAGMAARDVVGVHTMGSGISRTFGAVKERVPGASKSVTRGVKAEVGEVQTALDLEIVVDYGVSIADVARAVRENVVAAVERMTGLEVVEVNIAVSDVKLPEEEEEEPEQPRIQ
- a CDS encoding Asp23/Gls24 family envelope stress response protein — encoded protein: MSAEAAEPGGPPAVVPAGERGATRIADRVVTKIASQAAREAVGRLPKDAARAYAHVVIRPQAAEGRTAEAARVRVHVELDYPTDIGSRCAAVRRRVVERVGALVGMEVPEVAVHVERLHPAPGQGAAQGRTR
- a CDS encoding DUF6286 domain-containing protein, with product MSESQGSEGTTQPLPVLEKEAGPEPLDQSASAADYEPPPVLEGDGGHERRFWSARRIPAAITALVLLFLAGVFLYDIASVRAERPPMRWRRELAHQLAERPLDDIWVLVGAGVAAALGLWLLVLAATPGLRRVLPMRRTHTDVRAGLHRDLAALVLRDRAMEISGVQSVRVRMRRAKADVRAVSHFRDLDDVRADLDATLADAIRGLGLSRPPSLSVHVRRLGRKG
- the amaP gene encoding alkaline shock response membrane anchor protein AmaP, yielding MRAVLRVVNRVLIGFVGLVLLVLGGSVLAVGLGAPAPSWWIHDDRHDVLLSDAERTRWREDTWWWPTVIAVLVVLMLLALWWLTANLRRRRLAEVLVDTGDGEGALLRGRALESVLANEAAGQEGVQRAHVHLTGRRSTPQTRVRLLLAPHVNPGTALNDLTDQALAHARNSAGLASLPAEVRLKGVKHGAERVS